One genomic region from Rosa rugosa chromosome 1, drRosRugo1.1, whole genome shotgun sequence encodes:
- the LOC133726481 gene encoding protein transport protein SEC13 homolog B-like, protein MPGQKIETGHQDVVHDVAMDYYGKRLASASSDMTIKIIGVGSNAGSQHLATLSGHRGPVWQVGWAHPKFGPILASCSYDGQVIIWKEGNPNEWQQAHVFNEHSSSVNSICWAPHELGLILASGSSDGNISVFTARADGGWDTTRIDQAHPVGVTSVSWAPSMAPGSLVGTGMLEPVQKLVSGGCDNTVKVWKLYNETWKMDCFPALQMHTDWVRDVAWAPNLGLPKSTIASCSQDGTVVIWTVAKEGDQWQGKVLKDFKTPVWRVSWSLTGNLLAVADGNNEVSLWKESVDGEWQQVSTVDP, encoded by the coding sequence ATGCCGGGGCAGAAGATTGAAACGGGCCACCAGGATGTTGTTCATGATGTTGCCATGGATTACTATGGAAAGCGTCTAGCATCAGCTTCATCTGATATGACCATTAAGATAATTGGTGTCGGCAGCAATGCGGGTTCACAGCACCTTGCTACGTTGTCCGGTCACAGAGGTCCTGTATGGCAGGTGGGTTGGGCGCATCCCAAGTTTGGGCCGATCCTTGCTTCGTGCTCGTATGATGGCCAAGTGATAATTTGGAAGGAGGGTAATCCAAATGAGTGGCAACAGGCTCATGTTTTCAATGAGCACAGTTCATCTGTAAATTCCATTTGTTGGGCGCCTCATGAACTTGGCCTCATCTTAGCTAGTGGTTCTTCTGATGGGAACATCTCCGTTTTCACTGCTAGGGCAGATGGTGGTTGGGACACCACTAGGATAGACCAAGCACACCCTGTTGGAGTAACCTCCGTTTCGTGGGCCCCATCAATGGCTCCTGGTTCTTTAGTTGGAACTGGCATGCTTGAACCTGTTCAGAAGCTGGTCTCTGGTGGCTGCGACAATACAGTGAAGGTGTGGAAATTGTACAATGAGACTTGGAAGATGGATTGCTTCCCTGCTCTTCAAATGCACACAGATTGGGTGAGAGATGTAGCCTGGGCACCCAACTTGGGACTTCCCAAGTCCACCATTGCAAGTTGTTCACAGGACGGAACAGTGGTTATCTGGACTGTGGCCAAAGAAGGCGATCAATGGCAGGGGAAGGTATTGAAGGATTTTAAGACCCCTGTTTGGAGGGTGTCATGGTCACTAACAGGAAACCTACTGGCCGTGGCCGATGGAAATAACGAAGTATCATTGTGGAAAGAGTCTGTTGATGGTGAGTGGCAACAAGTGAGCACAGTCGACCCATAG
- the LOC133734072 gene encoding protease Do-like 8, chloroplastic yields MLWIYTLIGNALSRNPGLGQVVARVNILASEGVQKNFEGTLVGADRAKDLAVLKEASEDLLRPIVVGQSSSLRVGQQCLAIGNPFGFDHTLTVGVISGLNRDIFSQAGVTINGGIQTDAAINPGNSGGPLLNSNGNLIGINTAIFTQTGTSAGVGFAIQSSTVLKIVPQLIQFGKVVRAGLNVDIAPDLIANQLNVRYGALILQVPKNSVAAKAGLLPTTRGIAGNIVLGDVVVGVNNKPVKNQPELNSVLDEFSVGEKVILNIQRSGENLEVPIILEEKSS; encoded by the exons ATGCTTTGGATTTATACTT TAATTGGTAATGCACTCTCAAGAAATCCAGGTCTCGGGCAGGTTGTTGCACGAGTTAACATTCTAGCATCAGAAGG GGTACAAAAGAATTTTGAGGGAACTCTAGTTGGTGCTGATCGTGCGAAGGATCTTGCTGTCttgaagg AAGCCTCTGAAGATCTGTTGAGACCTATTGTTGTGGGGCAGTCATCTTCTCTAAGAGTTGGGCAGCAATGTTTAGCAATTGGAAATCCATTTGGATTTGATCATACCCTTACTGTTGGAGTTATTAGTGGACTGAATCGAGACATTTTTAGTCAAGCGGGAGTCACCATTAATGGTGGAATTCAAACCGATGCAGCTATCAATCCTGGGAACAG TGGAGGACCCCTGCTAAATTCAAACGGAAATTTGATTGGGATAAATACTGCAATATTTACTCAGACAG GTACATCAGCAGGTGTAGGATTTGCTATCCAATCATCAACTGTGCTAAAAATTGTCCCTCAGTTGATCCAATTCGGCAAA GTTGTTCGAGCTGGTTTGAATGTGGATATAGCTCCAGACCTGATTGCAAATCAACTCAATGTTCGTTATGGAGCTCTTATTTTACAG GTCCCTAAAAATAGTGTTGCGGCGAAGGCTGGCCTACTTCCTACCACAAGGGGAATTGCGGGTAACATAGTCCTCGGGGATGTCGTTGTTGGAGTTAACAACAAACCT GTTAAAAACCAACCAGAGTTGAACAGCGTATTGGATGAATTTAGCGTGGGGGAGAAAGTAATCTTAAATATTCAGAGAAGCGGtgaaaatttggaggttccCATAATATTAGAGGAAAAGAGTTCATAA